The following are from one region of the Marinomonas sp. CT5 genome:
- a CDS encoding CocE/NonD family hydrolase, producing the protein MQNVTHIHHEMLPLPDGTKLAYRAWMPSDAKDNPVPAILEFLPYRKNDGTIVRDEITMAQTAAQGYACVRVDLRGCGESEGHSTDEYTAQELQDGCDIIAWLAKQEWCSGHVGMVGISWGGFNSLQVAALNPPALKAIITQCSTDDRYATDVHYMGGCLLNDNLDWASFFWAYAQGRAPDAKLVGEGWKAQWLDRLNTMPFLAKPWLTEQVRNEYWKHGSICEDYSDIKIPVYAMSGWADNYRDTVFRLLENLDVPRKGLVGPWAHKYPNIAYPNPKMDYVKESVRWWDRWLKGIENGIDDEPELTYYMQDSVRPQTDYEHRPGQWISEATWPSPKTKLKTLYPSNGQLLEAPQPTALAEKICSPQTVGLNGGRLCVGIRLAMEQPADQRADDAGSLCFDTLPLEEDLAIAGQVMANLAVRCDKPTANLAVRVSDVHPDGAVTRISVGVLNLTHRDSHEFVEPLTPGELYQVQVPITHVAYKVPAGHRLRISVSTACWPLIWPSPDRATITLDSSQSRIEVPYRTDLVTEVEPPALDTPVAIDGEMLRASNSERIVHQDYKTGLVTLETHDDFGRQYYNSCDSMIDMSMSQWQTIHPDDPLSAESKLVFDLTMGREGWWTGLKGLYHMRCDKQNFYITSTWQAFHDDELIFSKEFEETIKRTGV; encoded by the coding sequence ATGCAAAACGTTACTCATATACATCATGAAATGTTGCCATTACCCGATGGCACAAAACTCGCGTACCGTGCTTGGATGCCGAGCGATGCGAAAGATAATCCTGTTCCAGCTATCTTAGAATTCCTTCCATACCGTAAAAATGACGGAACCATTGTTCGCGATGAAATTACCATGGCGCAAACAGCGGCGCAGGGCTACGCCTGTGTACGTGTAGATCTTCGTGGTTGTGGTGAATCGGAAGGTCATTCGACTGACGAATACACCGCCCAAGAGTTACAAGATGGCTGTGACATTATCGCTTGGTTGGCAAAACAAGAATGGTGCAGTGGTCATGTCGGCATGGTAGGGATTTCATGGGGCGGCTTTAACTCCCTGCAAGTGGCCGCACTGAATCCACCGGCCTTAAAAGCCATCATCACTCAGTGTTCTACAGATGACCGTTACGCAACCGATGTCCATTACATGGGGGGGTGTTTGCTGAATGACAATCTTGATTGGGCGTCTTTTTTCTGGGCATACGCACAAGGCCGAGCGCCAGATGCCAAGTTAGTGGGAGAGGGCTGGAAAGCGCAATGGCTAGATCGATTAAACACAATGCCATTTCTCGCCAAACCCTGGCTTACCGAGCAAGTTCGCAACGAATACTGGAAGCACGGCTCAATCTGTGAAGATTACAGCGACATTAAGATTCCAGTGTATGCGATGAGTGGTTGGGCTGATAACTACCGTGATACGGTTTTTCGCTTGCTGGAAAACTTGGACGTACCACGCAAAGGTTTGGTTGGCCCTTGGGCACATAAATACCCCAATATAGCCTACCCAAACCCGAAAATGGATTATGTGAAAGAATCGGTTCGTTGGTGGGATCGTTGGTTAAAAGGCATAGAAAATGGCATTGATGATGAGCCTGAATTAACCTATTACATGCAAGACAGTGTCCGTCCACAGACGGATTATGAACATCGCCCTGGACAATGGATTTCAGAAGCAACTTGGCCGTCACCCAAGACCAAGCTAAAAACCTTGTACCCGTCTAATGGTCAGTTGTTGGAAGCACCTCAACCCACGGCTTTAGCCGAGAAAATTTGTTCACCTCAGACAGTGGGGTTGAACGGTGGGCGGTTGTGTGTGGGAATTCGTCTTGCCATGGAGCAACCTGCGGATCAGCGTGCCGATGACGCAGGCTCTCTGTGTTTTGACACCTTGCCTCTAGAAGAAGATCTCGCCATAGCGGGGCAAGTGATGGCCAATCTTGCTGTGCGTTGCGATAAACCAACCGCAAACCTTGCCGTACGTGTATCGGATGTCCATCCAGATGGTGCCGTGACTCGCATTAGTGTTGGGGTACTGAATTTAACCCATCGTGATAGCCATGAGTTTGTTGAGCCATTGACGCCCGGTGAGTTGTACCAAGTACAAGTGCCTATTACCCATGTGGCATATAAAGTACCAGCGGGTCACCGTTTACGAATCTCTGTTTCTACGGCATGTTGGCCACTTATCTGGCCTTCGCCTGATCGTGCGACCATTACATTAGACTCTTCCCAGAGCCGCATTGAGGTGCCTTATCGAACCGATTTGGTGACAGAGGTTGAGCCGCCAGCACTGGATACGCCTGTGGCTATTGACGGTGAAATGTTACGAGCGAGTAACAGTGAACGCATTGTTCATCAGGACTACAAAACGGGCTTGGTGACATTGGAAACGCACGATGACTTTGGTCGTCAATATTATAATTCTTGTGACAGCATGATTGATATGTCCATGAGTCAGTGGCAAACCATACATCCAGACGATCCATTATCGGCTGAGTCCAAACTGGTGTTTGACTTAACGATGGGCCGAGAAGGCTGGTGGACTGGGCTGAAAGGTCTGTATCACATGCGTTGTGACAAACAGAATTTTTACATTACCAGCACGTGGCAAGCCTTCCATGACGACGAGCTGATATTCAGCAAAGAGTTTGAGGAAACCATCAAACGAACGGGCGTTTAA
- a CDS encoding LysR substrate-binding domain-containing protein: MPILNRSIPSLSSLIVFESSARLGSLSSAAKELCVSPTAVSKQVKQLEAFLNTQLFVRKKTGLELTKKGTNYLKVVNETLATLVEESQKMDDNVTPLPLNLELGACFSHFWLIPHLDDFREKYPDITLNISINNERNMCEVTSDQYDVAFYYTSTGVDSEDNFLLFKERMLLVCSPSFLEKRPESKDLSHLWRLPLLGLKDAPSFWEDWRSWAEYSNTPYQDPLNEIQMEDQIAVIHAAQNGLGIALAWDWHVEDLIKDGSLIALTPPVECHNNGFFLTRTKNANQHSSERFIDWVMALHASKSQATPY, encoded by the coding sequence ATGCCAATTCTCAACCGCTCCATTCCTTCTTTAAGCAGCCTTATTGTTTTCGAATCGTCTGCTCGCCTTGGATCGCTAAGCAGCGCCGCCAAAGAGCTTTGCGTGTCTCCTACCGCCGTAAGCAAACAGGTAAAACAACTAGAAGCTTTTTTGAATACACAACTTTTTGTGCGCAAGAAAACAGGGCTGGAACTGACCAAAAAAGGCACAAATTATTTGAAAGTGGTCAATGAAACATTGGCCACTCTGGTAGAAGAATCGCAAAAAATGGACGACAACGTCACTCCGCTGCCACTCAATTTGGAGTTGGGAGCATGCTTTAGTCACTTCTGGCTCATCCCTCATCTTGATGATTTTCGTGAAAAATACCCTGACATTACCCTGAACATCAGCATCAATAACGAGCGAAACATGTGCGAGGTCACCAGCGATCAGTATGATGTGGCTTTCTACTACACTTCGACTGGTGTCGATTCAGAAGATAACTTTTTATTGTTCAAAGAGCGCATGTTGTTGGTATGCAGCCCAAGCTTCTTAGAAAAGCGCCCTGAGTCGAAAGATTTATCACATCTTTGGCGATTACCCTTGCTTGGCTTAAAAGATGCGCCTAGCTTTTGGGAGGACTGGCGCAGTTGGGCTGAGTATTCCAACACGCCTTATCAAGATCCATTAAACGAAATTCAAATGGAGGACCAAATAGCGGTCATTCATGCAGCACAAAATGGGCTTGGCATTGCTTTAGCTTGGGACTGGCACGTTGAAGACCTTATCAAAGACGGCAGTCTTATTGCCCTGACGCCTCCTGTTGAATGCCATAATAATGGTTTTTTCCTCACTCGAACGAAAAACGCGAATCAACACAGTTCCGAACGCTTTATTGATTGGGTGATGGCACTGCACGCCAGCAAAAGCCAAGCCACACCGTATTAA
- a CDS encoding NAD(P)-dependent oxidoreductase, with translation MKSIGFLGLGIMGCAMAANLIKAGFDVTVWNRNAAKCAELVALGAHQGDTPKAVAASCDITFAMVSDPEAALALCQGPNGVAAGIGSGRGYVDMSTVDDKTSKSISEQIIKAGGRFLEAPVSGTKKPAEDGTLIILAAGDPSLYNDAKAAFDVMGKMSPYLGEVGQGANMKLVVNMMMGGMLSIFSEGMSLGEKAGLDGQQILDILDAGAMANPMFKGKGAMLLNENYSTSFPLKHMQKDMRLAIALGDQLEQPLPTAAIANEAFKQAIKAGFADEDIAAVYKVIK, from the coding sequence ATGAAAAGTATTGGTTTTTTGGGTTTAGGTATCATGGGCTGCGCCATGGCAGCCAATTTAATAAAAGCGGGATTTGATGTCACCGTATGGAACCGCAACGCTGCAAAATGTGCTGAGCTGGTAGCATTAGGCGCACACCAAGGTGACACACCCAAAGCCGTTGCCGCAAGCTGTGATATTACCTTTGCCATGGTATCTGACCCTGAAGCCGCCCTCGCCCTTTGCCAAGGCCCTAATGGTGTTGCGGCAGGCATAGGTTCAGGTCGAGGTTATGTGGACATGTCCACAGTCGACGACAAAACCTCAAAAAGCATTTCTGAGCAGATCATTAAAGCAGGCGGACGGTTTTTAGAAGCGCCCGTTTCAGGCACCAAAAAGCCAGCCGAAGATGGCACATTGATTATTCTCGCCGCTGGGGACCCATCCCTTTATAACGACGCAAAAGCGGCATTCGACGTCATGGGCAAAATGTCACCCTATCTTGGTGAGGTTGGTCAGGGTGCCAACATGAAACTTGTGGTGAATATGATGATGGGCGGCATGCTAAGCATTTTTAGTGAAGGCATGTCTCTTGGAGAAAAAGCCGGTTTGGACGGCCAACAAATTTTAGATATTCTGGATGCCGGTGCGATGGCAAACCCAATGTTTAAAGGCAAAGGCGCCATGCTGTTGAATGAAAACTACAGCACCAGCTTTCCACTTAAACACATGCAAAAAGACATGCGTTTAGCCATTGCCCTAGGCGATCAACTTGAACAGCCTCTTCCAACGGCCGCGATTGCTAACGAAGCCTTTAAACAAGCCATAAAAGCAGGCTTTGCAGATGAAGACATTGCCGCAGTTTATAAAGTGATAAAGTAA